A genome region from Anopheles stephensi strain Indian chromosome 2, UCI_ANSTEP_V1.0, whole genome shotgun sequence includes the following:
- the LOC118506477 gene encoding general odorant-binding protein 83a-like isoform X1 — protein MAGPFNSSSRTLMALLLFQGAALVVRSDEPKRDANYPPPELLEKMKPMHDACVAETGVSEDAIRRFSDQDIHEDDKLKCYMNCLFHQAGVVNDKGEFHYVKIQDFLPESMHLITLNWFKRCLYPEGETACDKAFWLNKCWKTKDPVHYFLP, from the exons ATGGCGGGCCCGTTTAATTCCAGCAGTCGAACGCTGATggcactgctgctgttccaAGGTGCAGCACTCGTCGTGCGTTCCGACGAACCGAAACGTGATGCAAAC TATCCACCGCCGGAATTGCTCGAGAAGATGAAACCGATGCACGATGCCTGCGTGGCCGAGACGGGTGTGTCCGAAG ATGCCATCCGGCGGTTTAGCGATCAGGACATTCACGAGGACGACAAGCTAAAGTGCTACATGAACTGTCTGTTCCATCAGGCGGGCGTGGTGAATGACAAGGGCGAGTTTCATTATGTGAAAATTCAAGACTTTCTGCCCGAATCGATGCACCTCATCACGCTGAACTGGTTCAAGCGGTGCCTGTATCCGGAGGGCGAAACAGCCTGCGATAAGGCGTTCTGGCTCAACAAGTGCTGGAAAACGAAGGATCCGGTGCACTACTTCCTACCCTAG
- the LOC118506477 gene encoding general odorant-binding protein 83a-like isoform X2 — MALLLFQGAALVVRSDEPKRDANYPPPELLEKMKPMHDACVAETGVSEDAIRRFSDQDIHEDDKLKCYMNCLFHQAGVVNDKGEFHYVKIQDFLPESMHLITLNWFKRCLYPEGETACDKAFWLNKCWKTKDPVHYFLP, encoded by the exons ATggcactgctgctgttccaAGGTGCAGCACTCGTCGTGCGTTCCGACGAACCGAAACGTGATGCAAAC TATCCACCGCCGGAATTGCTCGAGAAGATGAAACCGATGCACGATGCCTGCGTGGCCGAGACGGGTGTGTCCGAAG ATGCCATCCGGCGGTTTAGCGATCAGGACATTCACGAGGACGACAAGCTAAAGTGCTACATGAACTGTCTGTTCCATCAGGCGGGCGTGGTGAATGACAAGGGCGAGTTTCATTATGTGAAAATTCAAGACTTTCTGCCCGAATCGATGCACCTCATCACGCTGAACTGGTTCAAGCGGTGCCTGTATCCGGAGGGCGAAACAGCCTGCGATAAGGCGTTCTGGCTCAACAAGTGCTGGAAAACGAAGGATCCGGTGCACTACTTCCTACCCTAG